The sequence below is a genomic window from Arthrobacter sp. U41.
AGCTCAGGCAGGGGCCCTCGCCGGTGGGGCCCCACGGCCAGGGAACCCTGGCGGCGTGGGCCCAACCAACAACCCCGATCGATTGCTCCGTACCCGCCGTTTTGAGCGTCCAAAACGGCACCTGCGGAGCAGCCGATGAGAAGGAATGGCAATGACTGAGAACAAGCTGATCATCGGCACCGCGCCGGACTCCTGGGGCGTCTGGTTTGCGGATGACCCCAAGCAGACCCCTTGGGAACGGTTCCTCGACGAAGTCGCGGAATCCGGCTACAAGTGGATCGAACTCGGCCCCTACGGCTACCTCCCCACTGACCCGGCCCGGCTGGCAGAGGAGCTGAAGGCACGCGACCTGCAGATCTCGGCCGGCACCGTCTTCACCGCGTTCCACCGCGGCCTGGACCAATGGGAAACTGCGTGGGAACCGGCCCGCAGGGTCGCCGAACTCACCGCCGCGATGGGCGGGGAACACATTGTAGTCATCCCCGCGATGTGGCGCGACGACGTCACCGGCGAGGCTGTGGAAAGCGGCGAGCTCACCGAGAAGGCCTGGGCCGACCTCTTCGCAGGGCACAACCGCCTCGGCAGGACCCTGCTGGAGGACTTCGGCCTGAAGCAGCAGTTCCACTCGCA
It includes:
- a CDS encoding sugar phosphate isomerase/epimerase family protein; amino-acid sequence: MTENKLIIGTAPDSWGVWFADDPKQTPWERFLDEVAESGYKWIELGPYGYLPTDPARLAEELKARDLQISAGTVFTAFHRGLDQWETAWEPARRVAELTAAMGGEHIVVIPAMWRDDVTGEAVESGELTEKAWADLFAGHNRLGRTLLEDFGLKQQFHSHADSHVGAQADIETLLAATDSQYLNLCLDTGHAEYCGASSLELIKNYPDRIGYLHLKQINPDILRKVNQENMTWAAANLAGVMTEPPSGLPDLRAVIEAVEALNRPIFGIVEQDMYPVAFDVPMPIAKRTRNYLLSCGSRTAVN